From a single Phalacrocorax aristotelis chromosome 1, bGulAri2.1, whole genome shotgun sequence genomic region:
- the LOC142057292 gene encoding lysozyme g-like isoform X1: MFPGLLGQLRRAIAMIPTLLLLGLTALVAPSMSYSCYGDINALQAPTISCTSVRAPECARLAMVQRTAEADMVRLRKYEIPIKRVARNLCLDPALIAAIISQESRVGLLLDNGWDRDQQKYGLMQINRQQYQRSGVWDSEDHINQGSTILVLSINEVQARHPTWTLDRQLRGGLCTYHAKTGNLQVYEEDPCDRDDYYANSVIRRAHYFKSHGF, translated from the exons ATGTTTCCAGGTCTCCTGGGGCAGCTGAGGAGAGCCATCGCCATGATCCCTACACTGCTCTTGCTGGGCCTTACAGCCCTTGTTG ctcCATCCATGAGTTACAGTTGCTATGGTGATATAAATGCTCTTCAAGCCCCCACGATCTCCTGTACATCTGTAAGAGCCCCAGAGTGTG CACGACTTGCCATGGTACAGAGGACTGCTGAGGCAGACATGGTACGCCTGAGGAAATATGAGATCCCAATTAAGAGAGTAGCCAGAAACCTGTGCTTGGACCCGGCACTCATTGCTGCCATCATCTCGCAGGAAAGCCGTGTCGGCCTGCTCCTGGACAACGGCTGGGACCGGGATCAGCAGAAGTATGGCTTGATGCAG ATTAACAGGCAGCAATACCAGCGTTCTGGAGTGTGGGATAGTGAAGATCACATAAACCAGGGCTCAACTATCCTGGTTCTTTCAATTAATGAAGTACAGGCAAGACATCCTACCTGGACCTTGGACCGGCAGCTGAGAG GGGGACTTTGCACCTACCATGCAAAAACGGGCAACCTCCAGGTCTATGAGGAAGACCCATGTGACAGAGACGACTACTACGCCAACAGTGTGATTAGGCGAGCCCATTACTTTAAGAGTCATGGGTTCTAG
- the LOC142057292 gene encoding lysozyme g-like isoform X2 — protein MIPTLLLLGLTALVAPSMSYSCYGDINALQAPTISCTSVRAPECARLAMVQRTAEADMVRLRKYEIPIKRVARNLCLDPALIAAIISQESRVGLLLDNGWDRDQQKYGLMQINRQQYQRSGVWDSEDHINQGSTILVLSINEVQARHPTWTLDRQLRGGLCTYHAKTGNLQVYEEDPCDRDDYYANSVIRRAHYFKSHGF, from the exons ATGATCCCTACACTGCTCTTGCTGGGCCTTACAGCCCTTGTTG ctcCATCCATGAGTTACAGTTGCTATGGTGATATAAATGCTCTTCAAGCCCCCACGATCTCCTGTACATCTGTAAGAGCCCCAGAGTGTG CACGACTTGCCATGGTACAGAGGACTGCTGAGGCAGACATGGTACGCCTGAGGAAATATGAGATCCCAATTAAGAGAGTAGCCAGAAACCTGTGCTTGGACCCGGCACTCATTGCTGCCATCATCTCGCAGGAAAGCCGTGTCGGCCTGCTCCTGGACAACGGCTGGGACCGGGATCAGCAGAAGTATGGCTTGATGCAG ATTAACAGGCAGCAATACCAGCGTTCTGGAGTGTGGGATAGTGAAGATCACATAAACCAGGGCTCAACTATCCTGGTTCTTTCAATTAATGAAGTACAGGCAAGACATCCTACCTGGACCTTGGACCGGCAGCTGAGAG GGGGACTTTGCACCTACCATGCAAAAACGGGCAACCTCCAGGTCTATGAGGAAGACCCATGTGACAGAGACGACTACTACGCCAACAGTGTGATTAGGCGAGCCCATTACTTTAAGAGTCATGGGTTCTAG
- the LOC142057292 gene encoding lysozyme g-like isoform X3: protein MSYSCYGDINALQAPTISCTSVRAPECARLAMVQRTAEADMVRLRKYEIPIKRVARNLCLDPALIAAIISQESRVGLLLDNGWDRDQQKYGLMQINRQQYQRSGVWDSEDHINQGSTILVLSINEVQARHPTWTLDRQLRGGLCTYHAKTGNLQVYEEDPCDRDDYYANSVIRRAHYFKSHGF from the exons ATGAGTTACAGTTGCTATGGTGATATAAATGCTCTTCAAGCCCCCACGATCTCCTGTACATCTGTAAGAGCCCCAGAGTGTG CACGACTTGCCATGGTACAGAGGACTGCTGAGGCAGACATGGTACGCCTGAGGAAATATGAGATCCCAATTAAGAGAGTAGCCAGAAACCTGTGCTTGGACCCGGCACTCATTGCTGCCATCATCTCGCAGGAAAGCCGTGTCGGCCTGCTCCTGGACAACGGCTGGGACCGGGATCAGCAGAAGTATGGCTTGATGCAG ATTAACAGGCAGCAATACCAGCGTTCTGGAGTGTGGGATAGTGAAGATCACATAAACCAGGGCTCAACTATCCTGGTTCTTTCAATTAATGAAGTACAGGCAAGACATCCTACCTGGACCTTGGACCGGCAGCTGAGAG GGGGACTTTGCACCTACCATGCAAAAACGGGCAACCTCCAGGTCTATGAGGAAGACCCATGTGACAGAGACGACTACTACGCCAACAGTGTGATTAGGCGAGCCCATTACTTTAAGAGTCATGGGTTCTAG